The Humulus lupulus chromosome 4, drHumLupu1.1, whole genome shotgun sequence genome has a window encoding:
- the LOC133831403 gene encoding G-type lectin S-receptor-like serine/threonine-protein kinase SD3-1, which translates to MFEPNGYLLKWSFLLCLSVGFWLQPVASKIPLGSTLSVSDNKFWVSPNGDFSFGFFNGSEHPNLFRVGIRFNSKSIPVDQRTVVWVVGADIMVGNSSYFTLTKDGEMNLFDSLKGVNVWNSKTSQLPIASAALYDNGNFVLLTDKEDIAWQSFNFPSDTLLPGQNFSVLHTLRAASQNHMSSYYSLFMNASGQLQLRWDSHFAYWTSRSPIGLNLTAFLTSDGTLQIQDQRRRTIWSVFGEDHNDTVHYRYLRLDVDGNLRLYSWLEASQTWKPVWQAVEDQCNVFATCGYNGICVYTETGFPTCKCPFKLSNESIPRCTIPSRQQCRSGLNLFNYKHTFLYGMYQNDDLVSGVSLHQCESLCLKDPLCTAATFMNDGTARCLIKRTPYISGYADPSLSSVSFAKSCSDPMAVNPNLVATSSQETPRKRSKVCITCLVGAISGTSVLFVVVQLALVFFVYRRRRAMKKAVLGYRGPNSNGLVVLSFSEIKDLTKNFEHRIGPTMFKGLLPNKQPVAVKDIKATTEERKYRVAVSKIGSIHHKNLVKLKGYCCELNHRFLIYEYAENGSLSKYIEDSKLCKKLTWGKRIEICMSVARALSYLHTGCREFLSHGNLKCENVVLDEKLEAKVSEFGLHRVASETSSSGFSAEMDVEDFGKMVLTLISGCKENEGVSHWAYKEWMEGNGLNVVDKRISGGVDLEMLDRVFRIAFWCVQIDERMRPSMREVVKVLEGILSVDPPPPPFTSQRLREDEESSDAGSEPDSGRF; encoded by the coding sequence ATGTTTGAACCAAATGGGTATCTTCTTAAATGGTCTTTCCTACTGTGTCTCTCTGTTGGGTTTTGGCTGCAGCCTGTTGCTTCAAAGATTCCTTTGGGTTCAACACTTTCTGTGTCTGACAATAAGTTTTGGGTTTCCCCTAATGGAGACTTTTCATTTGGATTTTTTAATGGGTCGGAGCATCCAAACTTGTTCAGGGTTGGGATCCGTTTCAATTCGAAGTCGATTCCAGTTGATCAACGAACTGTAGTTTGGGTTGTGGGAGCTGATATTATGGTTGGTAATAGTTCTTACTTCACTCTCACCAAGGATGGAGAAATGAATTTATTTGATTCCTTGAAGGGGGTTAATGTATGGAACAGCAAAACAAGTCAGCTTCCAATTGCATCGGCTGCTCTTTATGACAATGGCAATTTTGTTCTATTGACTGACAAGGAAGATATAGCTTGGCAAAGTTTTAATTTTCCTTCTGATACACTTCTTCCAGGACAGAACTTTTCTGTTTTGCATACACTTCGAGCTGCGAGTCAGAATCATATGTCCAGTTACTACTCTCTTTTCATGAATGCTTCAGGTCAGTTGCAACTAAGGTGGGATAGTCATTTCGCCTATTGGACAAGTAGAAGTCCTATTGGTTTAAATCTTACAGCTTTCCTCACATCTGATGGGACCCTACAGATCCAAGACCAGAGGCGACGAACTATTTGGTCGGTTTTTGGAGAAGATCATAATGATACAGTTCATTATCGATACCTCAGGCTTGATGTTGATGGTAATCTGCGACTGTATTCGTGGCTAGAAGCTTCACAAACATGGAAACCTGTCTGGCAAGCTGTTGAAGATCAGTGCAATGTTTTTGCCACTTGTGGTTACAATGGCATCTGTGTCTATACAGAAACAGGATTCCCAACTTGTAAATGCCCGTTCAAGCTTTCAAATGAGTCCATCCCAAGGTGTACAATTCCAAGTCGACAACAATGTAGATCTGGGTTGAACTTGTTCAATTACAAGCACACTTTTTTGTACGGAATGTACCAGAATGATGATTTAGTTTCCGGAGTTAGTTTACACCAATGCGAAAGCTTGTGCCTAAAGGATCCGCTTTGTACAGCTGCAACCTTCATGAATGATGGAACTGCTCGATGCTTAATAAAGAGAACTCCATACATTAGCGGCTATGCTGATCCATCTCTGAGTTCAGTATCATTTGCCAAGTCGTGTTCAGATCCAATGGCTGTTAATCCTAATCTTGTGGCAACCTCCTCCCAAGAGACTCCACGAAAACGTTCTAAAGTTTGTATCACTTGTCTAGTTGGAGCCATCTCTGGAACATCTGTTTTATTTGTTGTGGTACAGTTGGCACTTGTTTTCTTTGTATACAGAAGAAGAAGAGCAATGAAGAAAGCTGTTTTAGGATACAGAGGCCCCAACTCAAATGGTTTGGTTGTGTTATCCTTCTCAGAAATTAAGGATCTGACAAAGAACTTTGAGCACCGGATTGGCCCTACAATGTTCAAAGGCTTGCTTCCTAACAAGCAACCAGTTGCAGTCAAAGACATAAAAGCAACCACTGAAGAAAGAAAATACCGAGTTGCTGTTTCGAAGATAGGAAGCATTCATCACAAGAACCTTGTGAAGCTGAAAGGCTACTGTTGCGAGTTAAACCACAGATTTTTGATCTACGAATACGCTGAGAATGGTTCTTTGAGTAAATATATTGAAGATTCTAAACTTTGTAAGAAGTTAACTTGGGGAAAGAGAATTGAGATATGCATGAGTGTGGCAAGGGCTCTTTCTTATTTGCACACAGGCTGCAGGGAGTTTTTAAGCCATGGAAATTTAAAATGCGAAAATGTGGTCTTGGATGAGAAGTTAGAAGCCAAGGTGAGTGAATTTGGGCTTCACAGAGTAGCCAGTGAAACGTCAAGCTCTGGCTTTTCAGCAGAGATGGATGTGGAAGATTTCGGCAAGATGGTATTAACATTGATAAGCGGGTGTAAAGAAAATGAAGGCGTTTCTCACTGGGCTTACAAGGAGTGGATGGAAGGGAATGGTTTAAATGTAGTAGACAAAAGGATCAGTGGTGGGGTTGATTTAGAAATGCTGGACCGTGTGTTTAGAATTGCATTTTGGTGTGTGCAAATAGATGAACGCATGCGACCTTCCATGAGGGAAGTGGTGAAGGTGTTGGAAGGAATACTAAGTGTTGATCCCCCGCCCCCGCCTTTCACTTCTCAGAGGCTACGAGAAGATGAAGAGTCGTCGGATGCAGGTTCTGAACCAGATTCCGGCAGATTTTGA